A window from Lepus europaeus isolate LE1 chromosome 20, mLepTim1.pri, whole genome shotgun sequence encodes these proteins:
- the RPA3 gene encoding replication protein A 14 kDa subunit, producing the protein MVDVMELPKSRINASMLSQFIDRPVCFVGRLEKIHPSGKMFILSDGEGKTGTVELMEPLDEEISGIVEVVGRVTAKATIMCASYVQFKEDNNPFDLGLYNEAVKITHEFPQFFPLGVTQHD; encoded by the exons ATGGTGGACGTCATGGAGCTGCCCAAGTCGCGCATCAACGCCAGCATGCTCTCTCAGTTCATCGACCGGCCAGTCTGCTTCGTGGGGAGGCTGGAAAAG attcatcccagtggaaaaatgtttattctttcaGATGGAGAAGGGAAAACTGGAACTGTTGAGTTGATGGAACCT CTCGATGAAGAAATCTCTGGAATTGTGGAAGTTGTTGGAAGAGTAACAGCCAAGGCAACCATCATGTGTGCATCTTATGTCCAGTTCAAAGAAGATAACAATCCTTTTG ATCTTGGACTTTACAATGAAGCTGTGAAAATTACCCACGAGTTCCCTCAGTTTTTTCCTTTAGGGGTTACACAACATGATTGA